The Kwoniella shivajii chromosome 7, complete sequence genome includes a region encoding these proteins:
- a CDS encoding ribonucleoprotein-associated protein, producing the protein MASQPNPKAFPLANAQLTNQILDLIQQAQHYKQLKKGANEATKTLNRGICEFIVMTADVEPIEIVLHLPLLCEDKNVPYVFLPSKTALGRACGVSRPVIAASVTTNEARELNAQIIAVKNEIEKLLI; encoded by the exons ATGGCTTCTCAACCTAATCCTAAAGCCTTCCCTTTGGCCAATGCCCAACTTACCAACCAG ATCCTCGATCTCATCCAACAAGCTCAGCACTACAAGCAACTTAAAAAGGG TGCGAACGAAGCCACCAAAACCCTCAACAGAGGTATTTGTGAATTCATAGTAATGACAGCCGATGTCGAACCTATTGAAATCGTACTTCATTTACCTTTACTGTGTGAAGATAAAAATGTTCCATACGTTTTCCTTCCATCAAAAACCGCTTTAGGAAGAGCTTGTGGTGTTTCAAGACCCGTCATTGCTGCTAGTGTCACCACTAACGAAGCTAGGGAATTAAACGCTCAAATTATCGCTGTCAAG AACGAAATTGAGAAACTCCTCATCTAA
- a CDS encoding aspartyl/glutamyl-tRNA(Asn/Gln) amidotransferase, B subunit: MIILPRWGLTRPIINGIISPKCNVRCYASSSKATLGHREEEEEGEGEGEGEEKGWETVVGLEIHAQLKTGRKLFSTASTSYGETPNTNVNLHDSAFPGTLPVLDLHAVRLSLITALALKCQVNPRSTFDRKHYFYHDIPASYQITQHYNPLARNGKLPIIKGDNNVKRSFDVGIHQLQIEQDTAKSQTVGENVLVDLNRAGTGLMEIVTEPDMRSAEEAGAFVRKLQGLLRRLGSGDGDMEKGNLRVDVNVSVHRHGTPFGTRCEIKNINSVRFLQAAIESEKKRHISHYLTSPSIPLKQETRGLNELTLQTFSLRSKEVATDYRYMPDSNLPAISVDPGYIDKLQDELPEMPWDSVDRLMILYGVSKRDVETLIGLDEYHFLGIKYYEDVVKGDDKKIAKKAMNWIVHELLGQIGKSGITWSPTLIPAELMRELVIAVEINKITGTTGKSLIKHLISMSIPPTTESTPSFTTLEEALEAAGLKIDDTVIDLEELSRKAISNQPKSVADYKKGNEKVIMRLIGEVMKLSKGTADAKKVKDVLVKLLNEI, encoded by the exons ATGATTATCCTACCTCGATGGGGTCTTACAAGACCGATTATCAATGGGATCATCTCTCCCAAATGCAATGTCAGATGTTATGCGTCTTCCAGTAAAGCTACTCTAGGACatcgtgaagaagaagaagaaggagaaggagaaggagaaggagaagagaagggtTGGGAAACAGTTGTAGGATTAGAAATTCATGCTCAATTGAAAACTGGCAGAAAATTATTCTCAA CCGCTTCTACTTCTTATGGTGAGACTCCAAATACGAATGTCAATTTACACGATTCTGCTTTTCCTGGAACATTACCT GTCTTGGACCTACATGCTGTTAGGCTATCGCTCATCACGGCTCTAGCACTGAAATGTCAAGTA AATCCAAGATCTACTTTTGACAGGAAACATTATTTCTATCATGATATACCAGCTTCATACCAAATCACACAACATTACA ACCCATTAGCAAGGAATGGGAAATTACCAATCATAAAAGGGGATAACAACGTGAAGAGATCCTTTGATGTTGGGATACATCAGCTACAAATCGAGCAG GATACAGCTAAAAGTCAAACTGTTGGAGAGAACGTTCTGGTTGATCTGAATAGAGCAGGAACTGGTTTAATGGAGATTGTTACTGAACCAGATATGCG ATCAGCAGAAGAAGCGGGAGCTTTTGTGAGGAAACTTCAAGGCTTATTGAGAAGGTTGGGTtcaggtgatggtgatatggAGAAG GGTAATTTACGAGTTGATGTCAATGTTTCCGTACATCGACATGGTACACCGTTTGGTACTAGATGTGAGatcaagaacatcaattCAGTCAGATTCCTACAAGCTGCTATTG AATCAGAGAAAAAACGACATATCTCACATTATCTTACATCACCGTCGATACCATTGAAACAAGAAACAAGAggattgaatgaattgacATTGCAAACTTTCTCCTTGAGATCTAAAGAAGTAGCGACGGATTATCGTTATATGCCAGATTCGAATTTACCTGCTATCTCAGTTGATCCT GGATATATAGATAAATTGCAAGACGAATTACCTGAGATGCCATGGGATTCAGTCGATCGCTTGATGATTTTATACGGAGTATCAAAAAGAGATGTCGAAACTCTGATTGGATTAGATGAATATCATTTCCTGGGTATAAAATATTATGAAGACGTCGTTAAAGGAGATGATAAGAAaatagctaagaaagctatGAACTG GATCGTCCATGAACTCTTGGGTCAAATTGGGAAATCAGGTATCACATGGTCACCGACATTGATCCCAGCTGAATTAATGCGAGAATTGGTCATCGCAGTAGAAATCAATAAAATAACTGGAACAACAGGAAAATCATTGATAAAACACTTGATTTCGATGTCCATTCCACCTACCACGGAATCCACTCCCAGTTTTACGACACTAGAAGAAGCGCTCGAAGCTGCAGGTTTGAAGATTGACGATACGGTGATTGATTTAGAAGAATTAAGTAGAAAAGCAATTTCAAATCAACCTAAATCAGTTGCGGATTataaaaaaggaaatgaaaaAGTTATCATGAGGTTAATTGGTGAAGTCATGAAATTAAGTAAAGGGACTGCTGATGCGAAGAAAGTTAAAGATGTTCTAGTGAAATTACTGAACGAAATATAG